The following DNA comes from Candidatus Binatia bacterium.
CGCTGGAGGCCCTGGCCCGCGCCAAGGCGCTGGCCGCCGCGGCCCCCGAGGCCGACCGCGCCTACATCGAGGCGCTCGGTTTCCGCTACGGCACGCCCGCGGGGGAGAACCGTGCCCCGCGCGACAGCGCCTACGCCGACGCGATGCGCTCGCTGAAGAACCGCTACCCCAACGACCCCGACGCCTCGGTTCTCTGCGCCGAGGCGCTCATGGACCTCCGGCCGTGGGATCTCTACGACGTGAGCGGCGCGCCCAAGCCGGGCGCCGAGGAGATCGTTTCGATCCTCGAGGGCGTGATCGAGAAGAACCCGCGCCACACCGGAGCGCTCCACCTGTACCTGCACGCCATGGAGGCGTCGGCGCATCCGGAGCGCGCGGAGGCCGCGGCCGACCGGCTCGCCAAGCTCACCCCCGAAGCGGGGCACCTGATCCACATGCCGTCGCATATCTACCTGCGCGTGGGCCGCTACGACGACGCCGCGGAGCTCAACGCCCGCGCGATCCGCGTCGACCGCGACTACCTGAAACGCTACGACGTCCAGTCCATCTACCGGATGATGTACTACCCGCACAACATCCACATGCGATGGTCGGCGCTCTGCTCGGCGGGACGGAGCGCGGCCGCCGCGGCGGCCGCCAAGGAGCTGCTCGAGGCTGTGCCCTGGGAGATGGTGCAGCAGATGCAGCCGATGGAGTTCTTCCGCGCCGTGGAGTACTACACGCCGGCGCGCTTTGGAAAGTGGAACGAGATCCTCGCGCTTCCCGCTCCTCCGGCCGGCATGCAGGTCACCACGGGCATCTGGCACTACGCGCGGGGCCTGGCGCTGGCCGCGACCGGCCGCGGCACCGAAGCCGGCATCGAGAACGACAGCCTGGCCGCGATCGCGGCACGGCTTCCGGCCGACGCCGCGTTCGGACTGAACCCGGCGCGCCCGCTCCTCGACTTCGCGTCGGTGCTGCTGCAGGGCGAGATCGCGGCCCGGGCCGGATCGACGGATGACGCCGTGCGCCTGCTGACCCACGCAGCCGGGATGCAGGACTCGCTCCGCTACGACGAGCCGCCGCCCTGGTACGGCACGGCGCGCCAGGCGCTCGGCGCGGTGCTGCTCGGGGCGGGACGCACGCGGGAAGCGGCGGACGTCTATCGCGAGGACCTGAAGCGCTACCCCGAGAACGGCTGGTCGCTGTACGGTCTGGCCGAAGCGGTCAAGGCTTCCGGTGAGGCGAGCGGTCCGGAGATGCAGCGCTTCAAGAAAGCCTGGGAAAAGGCGGACGTCCAGATCAGCGAGTCGCGCTACTGAGGGCGACAGATCGTCAGGACGGTCCTGCCAGGGTGACAGAAGGGGATTGTGCCGCCGAGGCCGGGCGGCCGGAGACCGCTCGTAAGTGGCGCGCTCCCAAGGGACCGCTCGGGCCCGGCGAGGCCCCGACCCGCGGCATGCCGATTGCATTAGGTGAGCGTGGCGGCGCGCAGCGGCAGACGGTTCGCGGGAGAGCGCGGATCGGCTGAAGATGGCCGACGCGGGTACATCCTGCGATGCGCGTAGTCCAGGAGTCATACCGAACTTAGCAAGCGTCGATCTGAGCGGTTGATGCCTTGCCGGCCGCGTCTGGCGGGCTGGAAACGGCTCCACTTGGCGTCCACAAGATCGTGTATGTCCCGGATACGGCAGCCTGCCCCGCGCGCCGGAACTCATAGAGCGAGAGCCCGCGACGTGCAGTCGTCGCGGGCTCTCGCGTTCCCGGCGGGTCGCGCCGCCCGGCGGGGACCGGGACATGATAGATTCCCGGGCCCATGACCGACCTTCCGGCCCGAAGCTTCGCGCTTCCCGACCTGCGCGTGGTGCCCGTCGACTGCCTGGTCCCCCACGAGCGCCACGACGAGCATCGCATGGGGCCGCTCACCGCGCGCCTGCGGAGCGAGGCGGTGCTCCGCAACCCGCCGATCGTCACCCCGGCCTCGGCTTCGGGCGAGGAGCGCTACGTCGTGCTGGACGGGGCCAACCGGAGCGAGGCCGCGCGCGCGATCGGACTTCCGCACTTCGCGGTCCAGGTCGTGCCCTACGAAGAACCCGACGTGCGCCTGCTCACCTGGAATCACGCGCTCGCGGGGGCGGACGCGGGCTCCCTCTTCCAGCTCCTCTCGTCGGTGCCGGGGATCGCCTGCTCCCGCGAGTCGCAGGCGCACGCGCGCGCCCTGCTCGCGCGCCGCGAGATCATCGCCTACGCCGCTTCGACCGGCGGAGCGATCGCGCTCTCCGCTCCCGGCGACTTCACGGAGCAGAATCGCGCGCTGAACCGGGTCGTCGAGGCCTATCGCGAGAAGACCCGCGTCTACCGCGTGGGCTCCGATTCGGTCGAGGCCGCGCTCGAGCGGATTCCCGATGCCGAGGCGATCGTGGTCTTTCCGCGCTACGCCCCCGCCGAGGTGCTCGAGCTGGCCGCGACCGGCGAGCGCGTGCCGGCGGGGATCACGCGCCACCTCGTCCGGTGGCGCGCCCTGCGCGTGAACCTTCCGCTCGATCTGCTCGCCGACCGGGAGACGTCGCGCGAGGAAAAGCAGGCGTGGCTGCGGTCGTGGATGCGGGAGCGGGTGGAGCAGGGGCACGTCCGGTTCTACGAGGAGAGCACGGTCCTTTTCGACGAGTAGCGCGTCAGGGCGCGAGGACGATCTGCCCGGCTTTCATCACGAACGACGGCGTGAGCACCGCATGGATGTCGCGCGACGGATCGCCCGGCACCGCCACGAGGTCGCCGGCGTAGCCGGTCTCGATGCGCCCGATCTCGCGCTCCAGGCCGAGCAGCGCGGCATTCACCGACGTGGCCGCGCGGAGCGCCTCCAGCGGCGTGAAACCGGCCCGCACCATCCAGACCAGCTCCCGGCCGTTCTCCCCGTGCATCGTGTACACCGCATCCGACCCGGAGCCGATCCGCACCCCCGCCCGACGCGCGAGCGCCAGCGAGGCGAATTGCTCCTTCTGCAGCGCCGCGAGCCGCTCGGCGTATCCCGGCGCGTATCCGAGCGCCGCGCCGTGATCCGCGTACCACTGGAGATGGTAGAGCGTGGGAACGAGGTAGGTGCCGCGGCGCGCCATCTCGCGCGCCGTCTTCGCATCGAGCCGCGAGCCGTGCTCCAGGGAGCGGACTCCCGCCTCCACCGCGCGCCGCGCGCCCTCGAGCCCCATCGCGTGCGCCGCCACCCACCGTCCGCGCGGATGCGCCGCCTCCACCGCGGCACGGATCTCGTCGCTCGTGTAGAAAGGGGTGCCCGACGTGTCGTCGAAGGTGCCGCCGGTCTCATAGATCTTGATCCAGTCGCAGCCGTTCCCCAGGTATTCGCGCGCCTTCTTCGCGATCTCCGACGCGTTCGCGGCCGTGCCGTCGGGAGGCCAGTGGATGTCGGGACGGCCTCCCCCAGGCGGGTAGATGGGTCCCGCCACGATCAGCCGCGGCCCGTTCACCAGCCCGCGGCCGATCGCCTGCGCGAGCGCCAGGTCGATCCCGTCCGCGTCCCCCATCTCGCGCACGGTCGTGAAGCCGGCGCGCAGCGTGCGCTCGGCGTTCCGGCCCGCCTCGAACGCGACCACGATCGGCGAGCCGAGATAGTCGTTCAGGTAGTTCGGGGCGCGCGTGGTGTCGGACCAGAGATAGGTGAGGTGGGTGTGCACGTCGATCAGCCCGGGGAGGAGGGTCATGCCGCCGAGATCCAGACGCCGCGCGCCCGCCGGGGCCTCGAGCGCGGGCCCGATCCGCGCGATGAGCCCCTTCTCGACGAGGATGCGCGTCCGGCCCTCGTGCATGGCGTTCCCGTCGAACCAGCGGGCGCACTCGATCACGACCGGCGCCGGCTCGGCGGCTTCCTGGGCGCGCCCACGTAGGGCCGGGACCGCCAGGGCGGCGAGCAGGACGAGCGCCGCGCCGAGTGCGCGCCGTGCCGAGGACGTCGTCACGAGCGCCCCGTGCCCGCCCCGAGCGCCACGTCGAAGTAGCGGCCCAGGATCCCGCGACCGGCGCGCTCAACTTCGGCGCGGCGCGCTTCCTCCAGCGTCCCGGGAGGGAGCTTCGGGGCCCACGCCTCGGCGAGCGCGCGGTCCACCTCGAGGTGGAACTGGAAGGCGTAGACGCGCCGCCCCAGCCGAAACGCCTGGTTCTTGTACAGCGGGCTCCCGGCCAGGAGCACGCCGCGCTCGGGCACGTGGAACGTGTCCTCGTGCCAGTGGACGACCGGGAAGGAATCGCCCTCCGATCCGATCACGACGTCGCCCCGCCCTTCCGGCGTCAGCGTGACCTCGCCGATTCCGATCTCCGGCACGGGCCCGCGCTCCACCCGCGCGTCGAGGGCTACGGCGAGGAGCTGCGCGCCCAGGCAGACGCCGAGAATCGGAAGATCGCGCTCCGCCGCGTCGCGCAGGAGCCGCCGCTCATGGACCAGATGCGGATGATCGACCGTGTCGTGGACGCTCATCGGCCCGCCCATCACGATGACGCCCCCCAGGTCGTCGGCGGCGGGTACGGGCTCTCCGCGATCCAGCCGGACGACGCCGATCGAAATGCCGCGCGCGGCGGCCTCGTCGGCGATGGTCCCGGGCCCCTCCCAGGGAACGTGCTGCAGCACCGCCCAGGGAAGCGCCTGAGGCGCCGGCGTCATCGCCGTCCGATTCCGAGGAGGATCGTGGGGAGCATGCGGCGGCAGAATAGCATGGCGCGTCTCCCGTGGAATCGCGGAGGATCGGCGGCGCGCGCGGTCACGCCGCGCCCCCCCTGCCGTAGTACCGATGCGAGCCTCCGGACGGCGGCCCGCTCGCCCAGAACCCGAGGGAACTCCGATGAACCGCTCGATTCGTATCGCCATGATCGCGGTCGCCGCGGCCGCTCTCGCCAACGCCTCGCCGGGGGACGCCGCGCCGGCCGCGCACGCCCCGGCCCTCGCCACGTTTGCCGGAGGCTGCTTCTGGTGCATGGAGACCGCGTTCGAGGGAATGCCGGGCGTGCTCTCGGTGACGTCCGGATTCTCGGGCGGGCCGGAGAAGAATCCGACCTACAAGGACGTCTCGGCCGGTAGGACGCACCATATGGAATCGGTCCAGGTGGAGTACGACCCGCGGCGCATCTCCTACGCAAAGCTCCTCTCCATCTACTGGCACAACATCGATCCCACGCAGGGGGACGGGCAGTTCTGCGACCACGGGGCCCAGTACCGCTCGGCGGTCTTCTACCGGTCTCCCGAGGAGCACCGGCTGGCGCAGATCTCGGAGCGCGCCGCCGCGGCCGAGATCCGCGTGAAGAAGCCCTTCGTCACGCGGCTGGTTCCCTTCACCGCGTTCTGGCCGGCCGAGGAGTACCACCAGGACTACTACCGGAAGAATCCCGCCGACTATCACGCCTACCGCGCGGGGTGCGGCCGCGACCGCAGGCTGAAGGAGATCTGGGGCGTGGTGCCGCACACCGCGGGCTAGGCGGGCCCGGCGCCGCCCCGAAACGCCAGGGCGGCGCCGATGCCGGCGGCGCGGCCGGTCGACCAGGCCCAGGCGAAGTTGTAGCCGCCGATCGGCCCGAACGCGTCGAGCATCTCCCCGCACAGGAAAAGCCCCGGGCGCCGGCGGCTCTCCAGCGTGCGCGGCTCGACCTCGGCGAGCGACACGCCCCCTCCCGTCACCTCGGCTTTCGTGTAGCCCTCGTCCCCGGTCCAGAAGAGCGGAAAGCGCGTGAGCGCGAGCACGACGCGCCGGCGATCCTCGCGCCGGAGCTGCCCCAGGGCGACCGCGCCGTCGACGCCCGATTCTTCGAGGAGCGCCTCGGCGAGGCGCGCGGGAAGCCGGGCGCGAAGAGCGGCCAGCAGGGTGCCCTCTCCCTCGCGCAGCTCCCGCTCCCACGCGGTTTCGTCGAGCGAAGTCCACCGCGCCAGCACGGGCTGCGCGCGCCCCTCCAGGCGCGCGCGCACGCATAGGTGGGAGAGATTCAGCACCGCGGGACCGCTGTAGCCCTTGTGCGTGAAGAGAAAACCCCCCTCGGAGCGGAGGCGCTTTCCGGCGCCCAGCGGCGCTTCGAGCGCGACGGAAAGGGAGATCCCCGAGAGCGCGGCGAAGCGATGCGGCGTGGCGACGAGCGGCGTGAGCGCGGGATAGGTGTCGTGGATCGCGTGTCCCAGCCGGCCCGCGATCGCGAGACCGTCGCCGTCGCTCCCCGTCGCGGGCACCGACAGGCCGCCGGTCGCGAGCACGACGCTCGAGGCGCGGATCGCCTCGCCGCTTTCGACGGTGACGCGCCATCCCCCGTCAGGGCCGGGCGCCGCGCCCGTAACACGGGTGTCGAACCGGCGCTCCACGCCGCGGCGCTCCGCGAGCGCCACGAGCGCGTCCCGCACGTCGCGGGATCGGTTCGACACCGGGAACAGCTTGCCGGTCTCCGCCTCCAGCGCGAGCGGGATTCCCACGACCGCTTCGAAGAAGCGCCGCTGCTCGTCGAGCGGCCACGCGAGAAGCAGCTTCCGCATCGTATTCGGCGACGACGCCGTCACGAATCGCGAGGGGTCGATCGCCGAGGGGAGCACGTTGCAGCGTCCCCCGCCGCTCATCACGATCTTGCGGCCGCCGTCGCGCGTCCGCTCCACGAGCAGCACGTTGGCGCCCGACTCGGCGGCGAAGAGCGCGGCCATCAGCCCCGCGGCTCCTCCGCCCACGACCACGACGGGGTTTCTTCGCCCGTTCATCATTCCTCCACGATTTCCAAACGGCGGACCCGCCGGGGCACGGCCCATGCAGTACCCCCGAACGCTCCTCCGGGAACGAGAGGAGGGACGGCATGACGGGCGCGATGGGCAAGGTAAGTACCTACCGCCCCGAACGATGGCCAAAGGATCGGCCGGAGCCCGACCCGACGTGGGGGCCGGGGTGCCGCCGGGATTCGAGAGTTCGAAGCAGGTGATGGCCTCGATTTACACCGGCCGACGAGCCTTGGGAAGTATTTACACGAACCGGCCCGGATCCCGATACCCAACAGGGGAAACCCCCGTTCAGGCTGCTTCCATGTGGCGGCCTTAGAGGTTTTGCGTATGGAGCACTATCCGAAGTCTATGAAGGGAATCGCGCTCGCAGCGCTGGCCTCCGTGCTCCTGTACGGGTCGGCGCTCGCGGTGCCGAGTCCCTCGAATCCCAGCTTCCATCCGGGATCCGATGCGGCGCTCACGAGCGCGACCCCCGCGGCCGCGCATTCGGCCACGGGCGCCAGGATCCTGTTCCGCACGAGCGATCGCCTGCTCGCCCGCGGCACCTTCCGAAGCGGCGGCGGCTCCCTCGCGGGAAACGTCGCGAGCATCGGCACGGGCAGCTCCCGCTCCAAGGCCCATTACATGTTGTCGGGAATGGTACTCGCCGCCCTGACGCCCCTTGCGCTGCACCATTCCGGTGAGCCGGGGGACAAGTCGGTTTCGGTGCAGACTCAGACCCCCGCGAGCTCGTCGCTGGCCAGCCTGGGCGACGCGATCTCGACGGGCCACGGTCATGGTCATGGGCGCGGCGGTGGCAACGGCGGTGGCGGCGGCGATGACGAAGGAGACTGCAACAACAACGATAACGGCGGCGACAACGGCGACGACGATGGCGGCGTCGTTTGCGACACCGGCGATCACGGCGACAACGACGACAACGGCGACAACGGCGGTGACTGCGATAACGGCGGCGGCTGCGACAATGGCGGCAACTGCAGCGGCGGTGACCAAGGTGGCGGCGGTGGCAACGGCGGCGGTGGCGGCGGCACCAGCCTCCCCGAGCCGGGAACCGTTCCGCTCGTCGGCGCGGGGCTCATGATGGCCCTCGCGTTTCGTTCGCGCCGGGACCGGTAGCATGGCTTCCTGACCGGAGGCGCCCGCGGGGGTGCGTTCCCCCGCGGCGCGCCGCAAGGTCCCCCCAGTCGACCGAGGTACCACTTCCCTTCGCGCCCCCATGCGCTAGCCTGAGTGGGACACTCCCATCGTCCCACTTCCCGCGCGAGGAGCCATCGGTGGCGCCACACGTCCCGCTGCACGAGCCCCATAAGATCAAGACCGTCCGGCTGATCTCCTTCCCCACGCTCGAGGAGCGGAAGCGCCGCCTGGCCGAGGCCCGCTTCAACGTCTACCGGCTCCCGCCGGCCCACGTCACGTTCGACATGCTCTCCACGGGCACCAGCGCGCGGAGCCAGGAGCAGCTCGCCGGCGAGCTTCTGGGCGACGAGGCGTATGCGGGCGCGAGGAATTTCGAGGCCCTGACCGCGGCCGTGAACCAGGTGCTGGGGCACACCTACGTCTGCCCCGCCCACAACCTGCTTGGGTGCGTGAAGCTGGTCCTGGCGGCGTTGGTGCCGCGGGGCGGAACGGTGGCGAGCAACGCCCGCGGAAGGGCCGGGGTCTTCGCGGCCCGGCAGGTGCGGCTCGTGGACGTGCGGGACGCGCGCGAGCCGGTGTTCACCGGAAACGTCGATCTCCTGGCACTTCGCGCCGCGCTGGCCGAGGAGGAGATCTCCCTGATCGACCTCCAGGCCTTCGCCGACGGCATGCACCCCTTCAGCCTGGCCAATCTCGAGGCCGTTCGCGCCGCCGCCGACAAGCGCGGCGTGCGCCTCCTGCTGGACGCGTCGCGCGTGATCGAGAACGCCTGGTACATCCAGCGCCACGAGCCCGGCCAGGACCTGCGCCGGATCGCCGACATCGTGAAGCAGATCTCGAAGACGGCGCACATCGTGGCGATCGACGGCGCGCAGGATCCGATGAGCCCCATCGGCGGCATCCTCGCCACCGACAATCCCGCCGATCACGAGCGCTTCCAGAACGAGGTAGTCGTCTACGAGGGGCTTCACACCTACGGCGGCATGTCGGGGCGCGCGATGGAATCGATGGCGCGCGGACTGGTCGAGATGGGCGACGAAGCCGAGGCGCAGTGGGCGATGCGCGAGACCGAGCACTTCACGGAGCGCCTGCGCGCCGCGGGGGTGCCTCTGGAGCGCGGTTGCGACGGCGCCTATCTCGAGGCGGCGCGCTTCCTCCCCGCGCACCGGCAGTACGCGGCGCACGCCCTCGCGGCCGCGATCTATCTCTCCTCCGGCGTGCGGGCGGTGGTCCCCGGCCCTTCGACGGAAGGAGATTACCTGCCGGTTCAGTGCCCCCGGCTCGCCATGACCACGTGGCAGCTCGACCAGGTCGCCGACGCCATCGTGAACGTCTACCGCCAGCGCGACAAGGTGGCGCGCCTGGAGCTGATGACGGGCGGCGCGTGGAACGACGAGCTGGAGTTCCGTTCCGTCTTCTCCGAGCTCGATCCCTACGAATTCGACTGCTACCCGTTCGTGGTGCACACGATCGAGCGGATTCCCTCGACGACGCGCGAGCAGCGCGAGGGGGCGGTGCGCGAGGCGGGCTACAACACGTTCCTGCTCCGCTCCGCGGACGTCACGATCGACCTCCTCACCGACTCCGGAACGTCCGCGATGAGCATCGACCAGTGGGCCGCCTACGAGGCGGCGCGCGCGACGGCGGCGACCAGCGACGCCTACCTGCGCTTCGTGCAGACGATCCGCGAGACCTACGGCTATCAGCACGTCGTTCCCACGCACCAGGGCCGGGCGGCCGAGCACATCCTGAGCGAGATCCTGATCCGCCCCGGGCAGCTCGTCCCCGGCAACATGTACTTCACGACGACCAAGCTGCACCAGGAGCTGGCGGGGGGCGTGTTCGCCGACGTGATCGTGGACGAGGCGCACGATCCGTCCTCGCCCTTCCCCTGGAAGGGGAACATCGATCTCGAGAAGCTCCAGAGCCTGGTCGCGCGGCATGGCGCGGAGCAGATCGCCTACGTTTCGTTCGAGCAGAGCGTGAACATGGCCGGCGGCCAGCCGGTCAGCATGCGGAACATGCAGGAGGTCTACGCGCTCTGCAGCGAGATCGGGATCCCCGTGTTCTTCGACGCGACGCGCGCCGTGGAGAACGCCTACTTCATCCAGAAGCGCGACCCGCACTACCACGCCACGCACATCCGGGACATCCTGCGCGAGATGATGGTCTACGGCGACGGTCTCACGATCTCCGGGAAGAAGGACTTCCTGGTGAACATCGGCGGGGTGCTGGCGTTCAAGGACAACGCCGAGTGGAAGCGGAGGGCCGACGAGCTGCTCCGCGTGTACGAAGGCGGCGTGGCCGACGGGGGCCTCTGCCCGGGCGATCTGGCCGCCATGGAGCGGGGCGTGATCGAGATGCTCGACGACCGCTACATCCGCACGCGCGTGGAGCAGGCCGCGTTCCTAGGGCGGCTCCTCACCGAGGCGGGCGTCCCCATCGTCACCCCGGCGGGTAGCCACGCCATCTTCATCGACGCGCGGCGCTTCCTGCCCCACGTCGACCAGGATCAGTACCCGGCGCAGCGGCTGGCCGCGGAGATCTACGTCGAGACCGGCGTGCGCGTGATGGAGCGCGGCAACGTCTCGAAGGGGCGCGACCCCGACACCGGGAAGAATTACCGCCCGGCCCTGGAGCTGGTTCGCCTGACGATCCCGCGACGGGTTTACACCAACGATCACATGCGCGCGGTCGCGGAGGGGATCATCCGGGTCTGGAAGCGGCGCGAATCGATCGGGGGTCTGGCCTTCGTCTACGAGCCGCCCCACCTGCGGTTCTTCCGCGGGCGGTTCGCGCCGGCGGAGAGGGTCGCGGCGCCGAAGGAGGCCGCAGCGCCGGTCGGCTGACCGGCGAGGCTCGAGGAGCCCGGGCGAGCGGGCTAGCCCGCGCCGCCCTCGTCGTCGGCGAGCCGGCGGCCCCGGGCCGCCGAGGCCCGGATGTAGTCGCGGTTCATGCGCGCGATGTTGTCGATCGTGATCCCCTTGGGGCAGACCGCCTCGCATTCGCGGTGGTTGCTGCATCCGCCGAAACCCTCGGCGTCCATCTGCCACACCATGGCCAGCGCGCGCCGCTCCCGCTCCGCCTGTCCCTGCGGCAGGAGCCCCAGGTGGGCCACCTTGGCGGCCGTGAAGAGCATCGCCGAGGCGTTCGGGCACGCCGCCACGCAGGCGCCGCAACCGATGCACGCCGCGGCGTCCATGGCGAGCTCGGCGTTCTCCTTGGGCACGGGGAGGCTGTTCGCCTCGGGCGCGCTCCCCGTGGGCGCCGTCACGAAGCCTCCGGCCGCGATGATCCGGTCGAGCGGCGAGCGGTCCACGACGAGGTCCCGGATCACCGGGAACGAGGCGGCGCGCCATGGCTCGATGGTGATCGTGTCGCCGTCCTCGAAGGAGCGCATGTGGAGCTGGCAGGCGGTGGTGCGCGCGCGGGGTCCGTGCGCGCGGCCGTTGATCACCATGCCGCACGTCCCGCAGATCCCCTCGCGACAGTCGCTGTCGAACGCGATCGGCGGTTCGCCGTTCACCGTCAGCCCTTCGTTGACCACGTCGAGCATCTCCAGGAAGGACATGTCGGGGCTGATGTCCCGGGCTTGGTAGGTCACGAAACGGCCCCGCTCGGAGGCGTTCGGCTGGCGCCAGACGTGGAGGGTCAGGTTCACTTGTAGCTCCGCTGCGCCAGGTGGACGGTCTCGTATTCGAGCGGCTCCACGTTCCGGAGCGGCTTTTTGCCTTCTCCCTGGTACTCCCACACGGCCGCGTGGCAGAACCGCTCGTCGTCGCGCAGCGCTTCCCCGTCCGGGGTCTGGTGCTCCTCGCGGAAGTGGCCGCCGCACGACTCGTCGCGCTCCAGCGCGTCCAGGCAGATCAGCTCGGCGAGGTCGATGAAATCGGCCACCCGCCCCGCGTGCTCCAGGGCCTGGTTCAGCTCCTTCTCCTCCCCCAGGACGGCGACGTTCTTCCAGAACTCCTCGCGAAGCGGCGGGATCAGGGAGAGCGCCTTCGTGAGGCTCTCCCGGGTGCGGGCCATGCCGCAGTGCTCCCACATGACCTTGCCCAGCTCGCGGTGGAACGAGGTGACCGTGCGCTTGCCATGGATCGAGAGGAGCCGCCGCGTGCGCGCCTCCACCTCCTGCTCCGCGCGCTTCACCTCGGGATGCGTGCGGTCCACGGCCGGCAGCTTCTGCGCCGCCATGTAGTCGCCGATCGTGTAGGGGATCACGAAATAGCCGTCCGCGAGCCCCTGCATGAGGGCGCTCGCCCCCAGCCGGTTCGCGCCGTGGTCGGAGAAGTTCGCCTCGCCGAGGACGTGCAGGCCGGGAATCGTGCTCATCAAGTTGTAGTCCACCCACAGCCCGCCCATGGTGTAGTGGGAGGCGGGATAGATGCGCATCGGCACCCGGTACGGATTCTCGTCGGTGATCCGCTCGTACATCTCGAAGAGATTCCCGTACTTTTCGCGGATCGCGCCCTCGCCCAGCCGGCGGATCGCGTCGGCGAAGTCGAGATACACGCCCCGCCCGCCCGGACCGACGCCGCGCCCCTCGTCGCAGACCTGCTTCGCCGCCCGCGACGCGATGTCGCGCGGGGCCAGGTTGCCGTAGGAGGGATACTTCCGCTCGAGGTAGTAGTCGCGCTCGTCCTCGGGGATCAGGGCCGGCGCCCGCCCATCGCCCTTCTGCTTCGGAA
Coding sequences within:
- a CDS encoding fumarate reductase/succinate dehydrogenase flavoprotein subunit, which gives rise to MKLDAKIPPGPLETKWEKHRSSIRLVNPANKRKYTVIMVGSGLAGASGAASLAELGYNVKCFCYQDSPRRAHSIAAQGGINAAKNYQNDGDSVFRLFYDTVKGGDFRSREANVYRLAEISVNIIDQCVAQGVPFAREYGGLLANRSFGGAQVSRTFYARGQTGQQLLLGAYQALERQVGLGKVEMFARHEMLELIVIDGRARGIVTRDLVTGQVESHLADAVCLATGGYGNVFYLSTNAKGCNTTAIWRAYTKGAGFANPCFTQIHPTCIPVTGEHQSKLTLMSESLRNDGRVWVPKQKGDGRAPALIPEDERDYYLERKYPSYGNLAPRDIASRAAKQVCDEGRGVGPGGRGVYLDFADAIRRLGEGAIREKYGNLFEMYERITDENPYRVPMRIYPASHYTMGGLWVDYNLMSTIPGLHVLGEANFSDHGANRLGASALMQGLADGYFVIPYTIGDYMAAQKLPAVDRTHPEVKRAEQEVEARTRRLLSIHGKRTVTSFHRELGKVMWEHCGMARTRESLTKALSLIPPLREEFWKNVAVLGEEKELNQALEHAGRVADFIDLAELICLDALERDESCGGHFREEHQTPDGEALRDDERFCHAAVWEYQGEGKKPLRNVEPLEYETVHLAQRSYK